CAGAAGACGACGGACGCGAGTCCCATCCAGCCGACGTGCCACCAGAGCCACAGCGGCAGGCCGGCGACGACCGTCGAATCGCCCCAGAGGAACCACGGGACCGCCAGCGCACAGAGGACGGTCCCGACCGCCGTCCACCCCAGGAGTTGCAGTCGACGCATACCCGAGTGTTCGGCCCGACGTTGGTAACAGTTTCCCTTCAACCATTGCGATTGAAGACGTTTTGTTATCGACGCCTCGAGAGGGCTCTCCGCCGGCCGTTTCGCACTCAAATCGCTCTTTGACAGCACAAGTCACCGGTTATCCGAAGGTAAAATCGCTCTTTCAGACAGGACAAAACGTATAGTAATCGCCGCGCGAGTACGAAGCGAACCACATGGCCCGGCTGTTCCCGTTTCGCTCCGAGCCCGCCGAAACCGAGGGCCAGCCGCGGATCGTCGGCCTCGAGGGCGAGGACGCAGACGCGGTGTTCAGCGCGCTCTCCTCGACGACGGCCCGCCGGATCTACGCGCGCCTCGACGAGGAGCCCGCGACGCCCAGCGACGTCGCTGAGGCCATCGACTCCTCGATACAGAACGTCCGCTACCACCTCGAGAACTTGGAGGAGGCGGGGCTCGTCGAGGTCGTCGACACCTGGTACTCCTCGCGGGGCAACGAGATGAGCGTCTACGCGACGACCGACGGGCCGCTGATCGTCACGAACGACGAGTCGACGGCCAGCCGGCTTCGCGAGGCTCTCTCGCGGTTCGTCGGCGGGGTCGCGCTGCTCGCCGCCGGCGGCCTGTTCGTCCAGTACTCCCTCACGCGGTGGGCCGAGTCGGTGACGGAGTCCGCGCCCGCCGAGACGGCGCCGACGGGCGCTGCCGGGGACGAGGGCGACGGACCGAACGGCGGCGAAACGAGCGGCGACCGAACGGACGCGGACGGAGACGGTGGCGGAACGGGAGCCGCCGAGGAGCAGTCGGACGACCTCGGAATCGCCAGCAACGAGACCGGCGGCGACAGCGCGCCGAGTCTCGACGGCAACGGGTCGAGCGAGAACGCGACTGACAACGAGACCGTCGACGCGGCGGCCGACGGCGCCGCGGACGTGGCCGACGCGATCTTCGACGTCGCGCCGCCCGGACTGCTCTTCTTCCTCGGCGGCCTGCTCGTCTTGCTCGCCGTCACGGCCTACTGGTACTGGTACTGGTATCGCCCGGCGTACTGAGTCCCGCTCGAGGCGACTCGAGGACGTTCCGATCGCCGGCCAGTCGACCTCTGCCGGCGGCCGATTCGATCCTCGGCGTTCTGCAAGGTCAACAGCTATTTCCCCGTCACGATCCAAAACCTACATAAATCGATCGCGATCCCGACCGCGGGACCGCGCAGCGAGGACAGATCTATGGAAGACACGTCGAAATATCTCATCCACGCCGATGTTACGGCCGAGGGCGTCGTCGAGCGGAGCGACGTCGTCGGCGCGATCTTCGGTCAGACCGAAGGCCTGCTCGGCGACGAACTCGATCTCCGCGACCTCCGCCAATCGCAGAAAGTCGGACGCATCGACGTCAGAAATCGTCAGCACGGGCGGCCAGTCTCAGGTCACCTCACCATCGCGACCAGCCTCGACAAGGTCAGAAACCGCGACGCTCGCCGCCGCCCTCAGACACGTCGAAATATCTCATCCACGCCGATGTTACGGCCGAGGCGTCGTCAGCGGAGCGACGTCGTCGGCGCGATCTTCGGTCAGACCGAAGGCCTGCTCGGCGACGAACTCGATCTCCGCGACCTCCGCCAATCGCAGAAAGTCGGACGCATCGACGTCGAAATCGTCAGCACGGGCGGCCAGTCTCGGGGTCACCTCACCATCGCGACCAGCCTCGACAAGGTCGAAACCGCGACGCTCGCCGCCGCCCTCGAGACGATCGATCGGGTCGGCCCCTGCCGGGCCGACCTCGAGGTAACCGAAATCGAGGACGTCCGCGCGGCCAAGCGAAAGGCGGTCGTCGACCGCGCGAAGGAACTGCTCCAGACGGGGTTCGACGACAGCGTGATGTCCTCCGAGGAGATCCTCGCGGAGGTCCGCCAGCACGTCCGCGTCGAGGACATCACCGAGTACGAAGGCCTCCCCGCCGGCCCCCGCGTGACCGACAGCGACGCGATCATCGTCGTCGAGGGCCGTGCCGACGTCCTCACCCTCCTCAAGTACGGCGTCAAGAACGCCATCGCGGTCGAGGGAACCAACGTCCCCGACGCGGTGGCCGAACTGACCCACCACCGCACGGTCACTGCCTTCCTCGACGGGGACCGGGGCGGCGACCTCATCCTCGAGGAACTCTCCCAGGTCGGCGACGTCGACTACGTCGCGTTCGCGCCGGCCGGCGAGTCCGTCGAGGATCTCGACCACCACCAGCTGTTCACCGCCCTGCGGAACAAGGTCCCCTACGAGACCGTCTCGGGGATGAACGAGCCCCGCGAGGCCGTCGCCGCGACCGACGGCAGTTCGACCCCGGCCCCGGCGCCGACCGAGTCGGCGACCGACCGCGACGCCGACGACTCGTCGCAGGCGATCGACGGTCCCGCGACGTCGCCGCCCGAGACGGCGAGTCCATCGGCGCCGACGGGCGACGCGGACGGCGAGGATGAGACCGTCGACGACGGTGCCGTCCGCGACGTCTCAGACGCGTCGGCCTCGGTCGAGACCGGTTCCGACGCGGCCGCTGGGGACGATACCAGTGGCGCCGACGCCGAACCCGAGACCGTCTACGGTCACGCGACGGCGATCGTCCGGCGGAACACCGGCCGCGTCCGCTTTCTCGACGCCGACGGCGACGCCGTCGACGAGGCCGACGCGAGCGAAGCCTACGACACCCTCGAGGGACTCGAAACGGCGCCGGCAACGATCGTCCTCGACGAGATCCTCGACCAGCGACTGCTCGACCTCGCGGCGGACCGCGGCGTCGAGCGGATCGTCGCGCGCTCGCTGGGGCAGTTCACCAAGCGACCGACCGGCGTTCAGATCCACGCGATCGACGAGATCGCGGACGAACCGCCGAACACGGAGTAGCGGCCGCCGTCGGGTCGCCCCGGTCGGCCTCGAGACGCGGTCCGACCCCGATTCTCGAGTCGCCCGTCTCGTCCCCAAGACTGAAGGTGTTACTGAATGACAATTCGGAGAAGATGGAGACAGCAGCGCTCGAGTCGGTCTCTGCACTCTGGATCGGGA
This portion of the Haloterrigena gelatinilytica genome encodes:
- a CDS encoding ArsR/SmtB family transcription factor, giving the protein MARLFPFRSEPAETEGQPRIVGLEGEDADAVFSALSSTTARRIYARLDEEPATPSDVAEAIDSSIQNVRYHLENLEEAGLVEVVDTWYSSRGNEMSVYATTDGPLIVTNDESTASRLREALSRFVGGVALLAAGGLFVQYSLTRWAESVTESAPAETAPTGAAGDEGDGPNGGETSGDRTDADGDGGGTGAAEEQSDDLGIASNETGGDSAPSLDGNGSSENATDNETVDAAADGAADVADAIFDVAPPGLLFFLGGLLVLLAVTAYWYWYWYRPAY
- a CDS encoding DUF3311 domain-containing protein, which gives rise to MRRLQLLGWTAVGTVLCALAVPWFLWGDSTVVAGLPLWLWWHVGWMGLASVVFWLFAQRAWGIGIEPGREGDSSDANGSETSGLEHGDRSSRPATGGDRP